The region ACCGGGGGAAACCGCGGTATCGGCCTGGCGATCGCCCGCGCCTTCGCCGCCGAGGGCGACCGCGTCGCGGTCACGCACCGCGGCAGCGGCGCGCCCGACGGGCTGTTCGGCGTGGAGTGCGACGTGACCTCCGCCGAGCAGGTCGAGGCCGCCTTCGCGACCGTGGAGGCCGAGCTCGGGCCGGTCGAGGTGCTCGTGGCGAACGCCGGCATCACTGACGACTCGCTGCTGCTGCGCATGAGCGAGGAGTCCTTCGACCGGGTCGTGGACGCGAACCTTGCCGGCGCGTACCGCGTCGCGAAGCGCGCCACGCAGAAGATGCTGCGCGCCCGCCGCGGCCGGCTGATCTTCGTGTCGTCGGTGGTCGCCCTCGTCGGCTCGCCGGGGCAGGCCAACTACGCGGCGAGCAAGGCCGGTCTGATCGGCCTGGCGCGCTCGATCGCCCGCGAGATCGGCAGCCGCGGCATCACGGCCAACGTGATCGCGCCCGGTTTCATCGAGACGGACATGACGGCGGCGATGACCGACGCACGCCGCGCCGAGGTGCTGGCCGGCATCCCGTTGCAGCGTTACGGCGCCGCGGACGAGGTGGCCGCCGCGGCGGTGTACCTGGCCTCGGACGCCGCGGGGTACGTCACCGGGGCGGTGCTGCCGATCGACGGCGGCGTCGGCATGGGTCTGTAGGAGGAGCTCGATGGGTCTGCTCGAGGGCAAGCGACTGCTGGTCACCGGCGTCATCACCGACGCGTCCATCGCGTTCGCGGTGGCGCGGCTCGCACAGCAGGAGGGCGCGACGGTCGTCCTCACCGGCTACGGCCGGATGTCGCTGGTGCAGCGAGTTGCCAAGAAGCTGCCGGACCCGCCACCGGTCGTGGAGCTCGACGTCGCCGACGCCGGGCAGCTCGACAGCCTGGCCGAGCGGGTCGGCGAGTACGTCGACGGCCTGGACGGCGTCGTGCATGCGGTCGGGTTCGCGCCGGCGTCCTGTCTGGGCGAGGACTTCCTGGGCACCCCGTGGGAGGACGTCGCCACGGCGATTCAGGTCTCCACGTTCTCGCTCAAGTCCCTGGCCGTCGCCTGCCTGCCGTTGTTCGGCGAGCAGGGCGGCTCGGTGCTCGGCATGACCTTCGACGCCACCGTGGCCTGGCCCGCCTACAACTGGATGGGGGTGGCGAAGGCCGGTCTGGAGTCGGCATCGCGTTACCTCGCCCGCGAGCTCGGCCCGCGCAACATCCGGGTCAACCTGGTGTCGGCGGGCCCCCTGCGCACCATGGCCGCGAAGAGCATCCCGGGCTTCGCGACCTTCGAGGACGCCTGGAACGGCCGAGCGCCGCTCGGCTGGGACAACACCGACACCGAACCGGTCGCACGCAGCTCGCTCGCCCTGCTGTCGGACTGGTTCCCGGCGACGACCGGCGAGATCGTCCACGTCGACGGCGGCTTCCACGCCATGGGGGTGTGAGGGCCCCGTGCCCGAGTACGACGCACTGCTGTTGTTGTCCTTCGGTGGCCCCGAGGGCCCCGACGACGTCATGCCGTTCCTGCGCAACGTCACGCGTGGCCGGGGGATCCCCGACGAGCGACTCGCCGAGGTCGCCGAGCACTACCAGCACTTCCACGGCGTGTCGCCCATCAACGCCCAGAACCGTGCGCTGATCGACGCGCTCGGCCCGGCGCTCGCCGAGCGCGGCCTCGACATGCCGATCTACTGGGGCAACCGCAACTGGAAGCCCTACGTCGCCGACGCGGTGCGCCAGATGCGCGACGACGGCGTGCATCGCGCGCTCGTCTTCGCCACGAGCGCCACGACGTCCTACTCCGGTTGCCGGCAGTACCGCGACGACCTGGACCAGGCCCGGCGCGTCAGCGGCGAGGGCGCGCCGGTGCTCGTCAAGCTGCGTCACTACTTCGACCACCCGGGCTTCGTGGCGGCCAACGCCGCGGGCGTCCGGGCGGCGCTGGAGACGCTGCCCGCCGAGCACCGGGCGACGGCCCGGCTCGTCTTCACCGCGCACTCGATCCCGGAGTCGATGAACGACGCATCCGGCCCCGAGGCCGACGGGCTCTACGTCAAGCAGCACCGCGAGACGGCCCGGCTGGTGACCGAGCAGCTGCGCGGACCGGGCGCGGACTTCGACCTCGTGTGGCAGTCACGCTCCGGACCGCCGCAGGTGCCGTGGCTCGAGCCCGACGTCAACGACCATCTGCGCGCGCTCGCCGCCGACGGCGTGCAGGCCGTCGTCGTGGCGCCGACCGGCTTCGTGTCCGACCACGTCGAGGTGCGGTGGGACCTCGACAACGAGGCGGCCGAGACGGCGGCGGAGGTCGGCGTGCACTTCGGCCGCGCGTACACCGCCGGCACCCACCCGGCGTTCGTGAACGCCGTGGTCGACCTGGTCGAGGAGCGGGTGCGCGACGTGGAGCCGGCGGTGCTCGGTGACCTGGGCGTCTGCGGCGTCGACTGCCCGATCGGCTGCTGCCCGGCGCCGCGGCGGCGCGCGCCGGCGTGACCGCCAGCGGGCCGGGGGACGGCTTCCCCGACGGTCCGGAGGTCGAGCTGCCCCGCGGTGACGTCACCGAGGGCGTCGTGCGCATCGGGGACACCGTGCGCCGTCCGCACCAGCCGACGAGCGGCGCGGTGGCCGCCTACCTCGCACACCTCGCCGCGGCCGGCATGTCCGGCGTGCCGCGCTACCTCGGCCGCGACGACGCCGGCCGCGACGTGCTCACCTACCTGGCCGGCGACGTCCCCGGCGACCCGGTCGAACCCTGGGCCGCCGCCGACGACGTGCTCCCCGGTGTCGGCCGCCTGCTGCGGCGGCTGCACGACGCGAGCGAGGGGTTCGTCCTGCCCGCCGTCGAACCCGTGCCGGGCCGGCCGACGCCGCGCTTCCCCGACGGCGCACCGCTCATCGTGTCGCAGCGCGACGTCACCCCGCAGAACACCGTGTTCCGTACCGGCGCGGCCTGGGGTCTCGTCGACTTCGATCTGCTGGGGTGGACGACGCGGGCGACGGACCTGGTGAACACCGCGATGCACTGGGTGCCGCTGAGCGACCCGGCCGACCGTGCCCCGGTGTACGCCGGGACGGACCCCGGCCGTCGGCTCCGCGGGTTGTACGACGCCTACGGCCGTGACGTCGTCGACGTCGAGCTGCTGCTCGACGCGGCCCGGCTGCGCTTCGCCGGCTCGGCCGCGGTGATGCGATGGAACGCCGAGCATCTCGGCGGGGGCTGGGCGCGCATGTGGGACGCCGGCCTGGGCGGCGTCATCGAGCGCCGCATCGCGTGGTTCGCGACCGTCCGCGAGGACCTGCGCCGCGCCCTGCGCTGATCCCCGCCTTCCTCGGCGAGTTGGTTGCTCGGGAGGGGGTTCGCACGACCAACTCGCCGAGGAAGATGGTCAGCCGCGCCGCTGGCGGAGTTCGGCGTTGATGGCGGGGACGATCTCGTGCAGGTCGCCGATCACCGCGTAGTGCGCCTTGGTCACCATCGGCGCCTCGGGGTCGGTGTTGATGGCGAGGATGGTCTTCGCCGACTGGCAGCCGGCCCAGTGCTGGATCGCGCCGCTGATGCCGCACGGGATGTACACCTCGGGCGCGATGCGCGAGCCGGTCTGGCCGACCTGCTCGCTGTGCGGCCGCCAGCCCAGGCTGGTGACGACCCGGGAGACGCCGAGGGCGCCGCCGAGCAGCTCGGTGAGCTCGAGCAGGTCGGTGAAGCCCTCCGCCCCGCCGGCGCCGCGGCCGGCGCCCACCACCACGCGGGCGCTGGTGAGGGCACCGGTGTCGTCGGCCTCGGTGGCCTCGACCCGGCGCACCTGGGCGACGAGGTCGCGGTCGGTGAGCTCCGGGGCGAACGTCACGACCTCGGTGTCGGCCGGCGCGACCGCCGGCACCGGGTCGCAGGCGTGCCCCGCCACCGCGACGACGCGGACGCGGTCGGTCAGGCGCATCTGCTCGAGCGCCGCGCCGCCCACCACCTGCCGGGTCACCACGAACGGGTCCGGCGTGTCGACCTGCACCACGTTGGCCGCCAGCGCGACGTCGAGACGGGTGGCGGCGTGTGCGAGCACCTCCATCCCGCGTGGCGTGCCCGCGGCGAGCAGGACGTCCGCCCCCGCCGTCTCGACGGCCTGCACGACGGCCGCGGCCCACGCCGCGCCGGCGTAGCGGTCGAGCCGTGGGTCGTCGGGGTGGTGCGCCACGGCCACGCCCTGCTCGCCGAGCTGGCCGCGGACCTGTTCGGTGACCTCGCCGACGACGACGGCCTGCACGGCGTCGGCCGAGCGGGTGCCGAGGTCGCGGGCGAAGGTCAGGACCTCCTGCGAGACCCCGACGACGCCCTTCGCGTCGGTCTCCACGAACACGACGATCATCTCGCCACCACCCCGATCTCGACGAGGAGGTCGACGACGGCGGGCGCGGCCTCCGGGCCGCGACCGAGCACCTGCACGGTGCTGGCGCGCCGGGGCGGCAGGGTGAGCCGCACCCGCCCGGAACCGCGCGGCTCGTCCTGCGGTGTCACGGTCTCGACCGGTGCGCGCTTGGCCTTCATCCGCCCGGGGATCGAGGGGTAGCGCGGACTGACCCCACCCTCCATGACCGCCACGACGGCGGGCAGCGGCAGCTCGTACACCTCGGTGCCGTCGGGTCCGTCACCGTGCGCGACCGCGGTGCCGCCGTCGATCTCGACCTTCGAGATGCCGGTGACGACGGGCCGGTCGAGCGCGTGGGCGAGCCGGATCGGCACCTGGAAGTCGCCGGTGTCGGCGGCGTCGTTGCCGAGCAGCACGAGGTCGTAGGAACGGCCCGCCTCGGCCCGGGACCGCACGACGTCGGCGATCGCGGCCGCGACGTCGACCGGCCCCCAGGTCGCCGTGTCGGCCTCGACGAGGACGCCGTCGGTGCAGCCGACCGCGAGGGCGCCGCGCAGCTGCTCGACGGCGTCGGCCGACCCGACGGTCAGGACGGTGACGCTGCCGCCGTCAGCCTCGGCGAGCTGCGTGGCCAGCTCGACCGCGCACTCCTCGTGGGGGCTGACGGTGAAGCCGACGTGCCGGGCGTCGAGGGACTGCTCGTCGTCGGCGAGCAGCACCTCGCCGGAGACGTCCGGCACACGCTTGATGCAGACGAGAACGTCCGTTGCCATGACTAGGCCTTGATCCGCTCGTTGGCCGGATCGAACAGCGACGTCGCGTCGGCCGAGCCGACCGTCACCGGGTACTGCTCGCCGAGGTACTCGACCGCGAGCTCCGTGCCCACCGCGGCCACGTCCGGCGGCAGGTAGGCCATCAGCACGTGCCTGCCCAACGACGGCGCGGACCCCGCCGACGTCACGTAGGGGTGGTGGCCGTGGCCGTCGGTGAGCTGCTCGCCGTCACGGGTCACGATCGGCTCGCCGCCGAGCATGTAGCGCTTCGTGCCGTCGGCCGAGGTGTGGTCGTCGACGGTCAGCGTGCAGAGCACGGTGTCGGGCGCGTTGTCGCGCTGCTTGAGGTAGGCCTCGCGGCCGACGAAGTCGGCGTCCTTCACCTTCGGCCGCTGCATCCCGGCCTCGACGATCGTCCGCTCGCTGTCGAGCTCGGCGCCGTAGGCCCGGTAGCCCTTCTCGAGCCGACCGGTGGTGCCGTACACGCCGATGCCGACCGGGACGGCGCCGTGCGGCCGACCGGCCTCCTGCACGAGCTCCCACAGCTTGGCGCCCTGCTCCATCGGCACGTAGAGCTCCCAGCCGAGCTCGCCGACGTAGGAGATGCGCGAGGCCAGCACGTCCAGCGACGCCACCTCGATCTCCTGGCACGTGCTGAACCGGAACGCCTCGTTCGAGACGTCGGCGTCGGTGAGCGCGCCGAGGATGTCGCGCGCCCGCGGCCCCCACAGGCCGACGGTGGTGAACGCGGACGTCCGGTCGTGCACGTGCGCCGACCCGTCCGCGGGCATGCGGTCGGCGAACCACTTGCGATCGACCTGGCCGTGCGCCCCGCCGGTGACGACGCGGAAGTGGTCGTCGCGCAGTCGCATGATCGTCAGGTCGGCTCGGTAGCCGCCGCGCGAGTCGAGGATCGGGGTGTAGACGACCCGGCCCGGCGCGACGTCGAGTTGTCCCACGGCGATGCGCTGCACGGCGTCGAGCGCGCCCGGACCGACGACGTCGAAGACGACGAAGGCGGACAGGTCGACGTAGCCGGCCCGCTCGCGCAGCGCCAGGTGCTCCGCGTTGACGATCGGCGACCACCAGCGGGCGTCCCACTCGGATTCGCGCCGCATGACCGCGTCGCCGTACTCGCCGAGCAGACCCTCGTTCGACGCGTACCAGTGCGGCCGTTCCCAGCCGACGGTCTCGTAGAAGACGGCGCCGAGCTCGCGCTGCGAGGCGTTCATCGGCGACAGCCGGACGTTGCGCTCGCCCTCCCACTGCTCGCTCGGGTGCACGATGCCGTAGGTCTTGATGAACGACTCGCTGGTGCGCGACCGGATGTGGTGCTTGCTGCGCTGGTGCGGGTAGAAGCGCGCGATGTCGGCACCGTGCAGGTCGATCTCGGGGTTGCCGTCGGTCATCCACTCGGCCACCGCCCGGCCGACCCCCGGCCCTTCCTTGATCCACACCGCCGCGGCGGACCACAGCCCCTTCACCTCGGGGGTCTCGCCGAGCACCGGGGCGCCGTCCGGCGTCAGCGAGAGCAGGCCGTTGATCGCGTAGCGGATCTCGGCGTCCTCGTTGCCGAGGATCTCGGGCATGAGCTCGAGCGCCTGCTCCAGTTGCGGGTCGAAGTCCTCCTCGGTGAAGGGCATCTCGGTGGGGGAGAGCTTGGCCTGCTCGATGGACGGGATCTCCTCGGCGTCCATGAGGATCGCGCGGTGCGCATAGGAGCCGACCTCCATGTCGCTGCCGTGCTGGCGCTCGTAGCAGAAGGTGTCCATGTCGCGGACGATGGGGAACGAGATCTCGCCCGGCTTCTCGGCCAGCTGCGGGATCGGCCCGACGCTGATCATCTGGTGGACGGCCGGGGTCAGCGGGATGTGCGCGCCGGCCATCCGGGCGAGCTTCGGGCTCCACACGCCGCAGGCGATGACCACGGTGTCGGTCGTGATGTCGCCGGCCGAGGTGCGGACGCTGGTCACCCGACCGTGCTCGACCGTGATGTCGGTGACCTCGACGTTGGCGGCGATGGTGAGCGCGTCGAGCTCCTGCGCGCGCTCGCGCATGATCGTCCCGGCCCGCAGGGAGTCGACCACGCCGACACTCGGCGTGAAGAAGCCGCCGACGATGACCGAGGGGTCCAGGAACGGCACCTTCTCGGCGACCTCGGCCGGCGTCAGCAGCTCCGACGGGATGCCCCACGCCTTGGCGCTCGAGATGCGCCGGCGCAGTTCCTGCATCCGCTCCTCGCTGCGCGCGACCTCGATGCCGCCGGACTCGGTGAAGACGTCCATCTCCTTGTACTGCGCCATGGAGTCCAGCGTCAGATCGGTGATCTCGCGGCTGTGGTCCACCGGGAAGATGAAGTTCGACGCGTGGCCGGTCGAGCCGCCCGGGTTCGGCAGCGGCCCCTTGTCGAGCTGCACGATGTCGCGCCATCCCAGCCGGGCCAGGTGGTAGACGAGGCTGTTGCCGACGATCCCGGCGCCGATCACGACGGCGCGAGCGCTGCTGGGGACGGTTGCCATGGCGGACACCCTTCTCTCCGGTGTTGCGGATACTACAATCCGACGCGCAATATGCAACAGAGTCGGCTCGCGGGTGCCGCCGTGTCAGCCCCAGCCGAGCCGGTGTGACGCCTCCGCCGCCGCCGCGAGCAGGAGCGGGCGCACCTCGTCGACCCGGGCTGCGTCGAGGCGGAAGGTCGGTCCGGACACGCTCATCGAGGCCACGACGTCGCCGTGTGCGTTGCGGACGGGCGCACCGACGGCGGTCAGGCCGACCTCGAGCTCGTCGACCGCACTTGCCCACCCGTCGCGACGGACGGCGGCCAGCTCGTCGCGCAGCGCGCCACGGTCGGTCAGCGTGAACGGCGTGTAGGCGCGCAGGTCGCGCACGGTGCGCTCGACGTCGTCGTCGGCGAGCTCGCTGAGCAGGATCTTGCCGTTGGACGTCGCGTGCAGCGGGATGCGCTGGCCGACCCAGTTGTGCGGCTGCAGGGTCGAGGAGCCGGCGATCTGGTCCACGTAGAGCGCCGCCCCCTCGGACAGCACGGCGACGTTCACCGTCTCCCCGGTATCGGCGGCGAGGCGGCGGCAGATGGGGCGCGCCTCTGCCACGACGTCGAGCCGCGCCGCGGTCGCCCCGGCGAGGCGCAGCACGCCGACACCGAGGCGGTACTTGCCGCGGTCGGTGGTCTGCTCGACCAGCCCGCCCTGCTCCAGCGTGGACACGAGTCGCTGCGCGGTGCTCTTGTGCACCCCGAGCTCCTGCGCGATCGTCGTCACCCCGGCCTCGCCGGAGCGGGCGAGGATGTCCAGGATGACGAGCGCCCGCTCGACCGACTGGACCCCGGCGGCCGACTCGCTCTTCGTCACCCGCGAGATGGTAGCGCCCGGCTGTTGCGTATTGCACACTTCGAGCTGCAGGACGCAACGAGGGGAGACGGCGATGACCGAGACCACGAGCGGCCGGCCGCCCGAGTACGTCCTGACCATCGTCTGCCCGGACCGGCCGGGCATCGTGTTCACCGTCGCGAGCTTCCTCGTGCACAACTCCGGCAACATCCTGGAGAGCCAGCAGTTCGACGACCGCCTCGAGGACCGCTTCTTCATGCGGGTGCACTTCCAGGTGCTGGATCCGGCCGTCACCGTCGAGCGGCTGCGCGCCGCGTTCGCACCGGTCGCGCAGGCCTCGGCGATGGAGTGGCAGCTGTGGGCCGCTGACGCGCGCTACCGGACGCTGATCCTGGTGTCCAAGGAAGGGCACTGCCTCAACGACCTGCTGTACCGGCAGAGCATCGGCGCGCTCCCCATCGAGATCCCGGCGGTGGTGTCGAACCACACCGCGCTGGAGCATCTCGCGACGTCCTACGACATCCCGTTCCACCACGTGCCCGTCACCGCCGACACCAAGCCGGCCGCGGAGGCGGAGCTGCTCTCGCTGGTCGAGTCGCTGCGGGTGGACCTCGTGGTGCTCGCCCGCTACATGCAGGTGCTCTCGGACGACCTGTGCCGCGCGCTCGGCGGGCGGGCGATCAACATCCACCACTCGTTCCTGCCGAGCTTCAAGGGCGCGAAGCCCTACCAGCAGGCCTTCGACCGCGGCGTGAAGCTCGTCGGCGCGACCGCGCACTACGTGACCGCCGACCTCGACGAGGGGCCGATCATCGAGCAGGACGTGACCCGCGTCGATCACTCGCTCACCGCGCGCCAACTCGTCGCGGCGGGGCGCGACGTGGAGTGTCAGGTGCTCTCGCGCGCCGTCCGCTGGCACGCCGAGACCCGTGTCCTGCGCAACGGCAACCGCACCGTCGTCTTCCGCTGACCCCGCCCACCCCCGCTTTTGGCGGTTGAGCGCAGCATGCTGCGCTCAACCGCCAAAAGCGGGTAGGGAGTGGGGGTGGACGTCGACGACCGCGCGCTCGAGGACGGCATCCGCCGGTTGCTGGACGCGCGGACGGGCACCATCTGCCCGTCCGACGTCGCCCGGGACCTCGGCGGGGACGACTGGCGCGAGCTCATGGAGCCGACACGCGCGGCCGCCCGGCGCCTCGTCGCCGCGGGCGAGGTCGACATCACGCAGGGCGGCGAGGTCGTCGACCCGTCCGACCTGCACGGCCCGATCCGGATCCGCAGGCACCGCCCCTGACCGCTTTTGGCGGCTGAGCGCAGCATGCTGCGCTCAGCCGCCAAAAGCGGGGTTCAGTCCCCGAGCTCGGCGCGGCGGCGGGTCACGAACGCCTCGAGCTCCTCGCGGATCGCGTCGTCCAGGGGCGGGGCCTCGTAGTCGGCCAGCTTCTGCTGGTAGATCCGGGTGGCGCGGGTCGCCGCGTCGGCGCCGCCGCCGCGCATCCAGCGCTCGTAGTTCTCCGAGGACGACAGCAGCGGGCGGTAGAAGCAGGTTCGGAACCGTTCCATCGTGTGCATCGCACCGAGGAAGTGGCCGCCGTGGCCGACCTCGACGTGCGCGTCGAAGGCCAGGGATGCCTCGTCGATCTCCAGCGGCGTGAACTCCTCGCGCAGCATCTGCACCAGCTCGACGTCCACGACGAACTTCTCGTACCCCGCGACCAGGCCGCCCTCCAGCCAGCCGGCCGAGTGCATCACCCAGTTCGCGCCGGCCAGGAAGGTCGGCATGAGCGTCATCAACGCCTCGTAGCCGGCCTGCGCGTCGGGGACCTGCGAGGACGTCATGGCCCCGCCGGAGCGGAACGGCAGGCCGAAGTGACGGGCGATCTGCCCGGTGCACAGCAGCCCGATGCCCGATTCGGGCGTGCCGAAGGTGGGCGAGCCGGACTGCATGTCGATGTTGGACAGGAACGACCCGAAGATCACCGGACAGCCGGGACGGACGAGCTGCGCGAGCGCGATGCCGCTCAGCGCCTCGGTGATCTGCTGGACGAGCGCGGCCGGGATCGTCACCGGCGACATCGCGCCCATCAGGATGAACGGGGTGAGCACGACCGGCTGTGCGGCCTCGCAGTACTCGATGAGCGACTCCAGCATGCGGTCGTCCCAGCGCAGGGGGGAGTTGCAGTTGATGAGCGAGATGGTGGCCGGCGCCCGCTCGATGAGGTCACGGCCGCCGAAGAGGATCGAGCTCATCTCGATGGTGTCGCGGGCGTTCACTCCCGAGACCACGTTGCCCATGTAGATCTTGTCGGTCAGCGTCTGCAGCGCGAGCGTCATGTCGAGGTGGCGGGAATCCAGCGGGGTGTCGTTCGGCTCGCAGACGACCCCGCCGGCCGAGTCGAGCACGGGAAAGCTCTGCGCGAGTTTCGCGAACGCCCGGAAGTCGGCCATGGTGGCGTCGCGGCGGACGTCGCCCTCGCGCACGAACGGCGGCCCGTAGACCGCGCCGAAGGCCATTGCGTCGCCGCCGATGTGGATCGAGTTCGCCGGGTTGCGCGCCGCGACGTCGAACTCGCGCGGCGCCTTGGCCACCTGCTCCAGCACGAAGTCGGGGTCGAGGAAGACCGTCTCGTCCTCGACGCGCTGGCCCGCGGCGCGGAAGAGCTCGAGCGCCCGCGGGGACGCGAACTGCACCCCGACCTCGGTCA is a window of Jatrophihabitans endophyticus DNA encoding:
- a CDS encoding aminoglycoside phosphotransferase/kinase family protein → MTASGPGDGFPDGPEVELPRGDVTEGVVRIGDTVRRPHQPTSGAVAAYLAHLAAAGMSGVPRYLGRDDAGRDVLTYLAGDVPGDPVEPWAAADDVLPGVGRLLRRLHDASEGFVLPAVEPVPGRPTPRFPDGAPLIVSQRDVTPQNTVFRTGAAWGLVDFDLLGWTTRATDLVNTAMHWVPLSDPADRAPVYAGTDPGRRLRGLYDAYGRDVVDVELLLDAARLRFAGSAAVMRWNAEHLGGGWARMWDAGLGGVIERRIAWFATVREDLRRALR
- a CDS encoding trimethylamine methyltransferase family protein: MRDVPHPVKEAGPMFRNVMPRYEVLSQDAMATLDAGWRRLLTEVGVQFASPRALELFRAAGQRVEDETVFLDPDFVLEQVAKAPREFDVAARNPANSIHIGGDAMAFGAVYGPPFVREGDVRRDATMADFRAFAKLAQSFPVLDSAGGVVCEPNDTPLDSRHLDMTLALQTLTDKIYMGNVVSGVNARDTIEMSSILFGGRDLIERAPATISLINCNSPLRWDDRMLESLIEYCEAAQPVVLTPFILMGAMSPVTIPAALVQQITEALSGIALAQLVRPGCPVIFGSFLSNIDMQSGSPTFGTPESGIGLLCTGQIARHFGLPFRSGGAMTSSQVPDAQAGYEALMTLMPTFLAGANWVMHSAGWLEGGLVAGYEKFVVDVELVQMLREEFTPLEIDEASLAFDAHVEVGHGGHFLGAMHTMERFRTCFYRPLLSSSENYERWMRGGGADAATRATRIYQQKLADYEAPPLDDAIREELEAFVTRRRAELGD
- the fabG gene encoding 3-oxoacyl-ACP reductase FabG — translated: MTGRTVLVTGGNRGIGLAIARAFAAEGDRVAVTHRGSGAPDGLFGVECDVTSAEQVEAAFATVEAELGPVEVLVANAGITDDSLLLRMSEESFDRVVDANLAGAYRVAKRATQKMLRARRGRLIFVSSVVALVGSPGQANYAASKAGLIGLARSIAREIGSRGITANVIAPGFIETDMTAAMTDARRAEVLAGIPLQRYGAADEVAAAAVYLASDAAGYVTGAVLPIDGGVGMGL
- a CDS encoding electron transfer flavoprotein subunit alpha/FixB family protein — its product is MIVVFVETDAKGVVGVSQEVLTFARDLGTRSADAVQAVVVGEVTEQVRGQLGEQGVAVAHHPDDPRLDRYAGAAWAAAVVQAVETAGADVLLAAGTPRGMEVLAHAATRLDVALAANVVQVDTPDPFVVTRQVVGGAALEQMRLTDRVRVVAVAGHACDPVPAVAPADTEVVTFAPELTDRDLVAQVRRVEATEADDTGALTSARVVVGAGRGAGGAEGFTDLLELTELLGGALGVSRVVTSLGWRPHSEQVGQTGSRIAPEVYIPCGISGAIQHWAGCQSAKTILAINTDPEAPMVTKAHYAVIGDLHEIVPAINAELRQRRG
- the fabI gene encoding enoyl-ACP reductase FabI, which encodes MGLLEGKRLLVTGVITDASIAFAVARLAQQEGATVVLTGYGRMSLVQRVAKKLPDPPPVVELDVADAGQLDSLAERVGEYVDGLDGVVHAVGFAPASCLGEDFLGTPWEDVATAIQVSTFSLKSLAVACLPLFGEQGGSVLGMTFDATVAWPAYNWMGVAKAGLESASRYLARELGPRNIRVNLVSAGPLRTMAAKSIPGFATFEDAWNGRAPLGWDNTDTEPVARSSLALLSDWFPATTGEIVHVDGGFHAMGV
- a CDS encoding GcvT family protein; amino-acid sequence: MATVPSSARAVVIGAGIVGNSLVYHLARLGWRDIVQLDKGPLPNPGGSTGHASNFIFPVDHSREITDLTLDSMAQYKEMDVFTESGGIEVARSEERMQELRRRISSAKAWGIPSELLTPAEVAEKVPFLDPSVIVGGFFTPSVGVVDSLRAGTIMRERAQELDALTIAANVEVTDITVEHGRVTSVRTSAGDITTDTVVIACGVWSPKLARMAGAHIPLTPAVHQMISVGPIPQLAEKPGEISFPIVRDMDTFCYERQHGSDMEVGSYAHRAILMDAEEIPSIEQAKLSPTEMPFTEEDFDPQLEQALELMPEILGNEDAEIRYAINGLLSLTPDGAPVLGETPEVKGLWSAAAVWIKEGPGVGRAVAEWMTDGNPEIDLHGADIARFYPHQRSKHHIRSRTSESFIKTYGIVHPSEQWEGERNVRLSPMNASQRELGAVFYETVGWERPHWYASNEGLLGEYGDAVMRRESEWDARWWSPIVNAEHLALRERAGYVDLSAFVVFDVVGPGALDAVQRIAVGQLDVAPGRVVYTPILDSRGGYRADLTIMRLRDDHFRVVTGGAHGQVDRKWFADRMPADGSAHVHDRTSAFTTVGLWGPRARDILGALTDADVSNEAFRFSTCQEIEVASLDVLASRISYVGELGWELYVPMEQGAKLWELVQEAGRPHGAVPVGIGVYGTTGRLEKGYRAYGAELDSERTIVEAGMQRPKVKDADFVGREAYLKQRDNAPDTVLCTLTVDDHTSADGTKRYMLGGEPIVTRDGEQLTDGHGHHPYVTSAGSAPSLGRHVLMAYLPPDVAAVGTELAVEYLGEQYPVTVGSADATSLFDPANERIKA
- a CDS encoding IclR family transcriptional regulator; the encoded protein is MTKSESAAGVQSVERALVILDILARSGEAGVTTIAQELGVHKSTAQRLVSTLEQGGLVEQTTDRGKYRLGVGVLRLAGATAARLDVVAEARPICRRLAADTGETVNVAVLSEGAALYVDQIAGSSTLQPHNWVGQRIPLHATSNGKILLSELADDDVERTVRDLRAYTPFTLTDRGALRDELAAVRRDGWASAVDELEVGLTAVGAPVRNAHGDVVASMSVSGPTFRLDAARVDEVRPLLLAAAAEASHRLGWG
- a CDS encoding DUF3253 domain-containing protein, with translation MDVDDRALEDGIRRLLDARTGTICPSDVARDLGGDDWRELMEPTRAAARRLVAAGEVDITQGGEVVDPSDLHGPIRIRRHRP
- a CDS encoding electron transfer flavoprotein subunit beta/FixA family protein; the encoded protein is MATDVLVCIKRVPDVSGEVLLADDEQSLDARHVGFTVSPHEECAVELATQLAEADGGSVTVLTVGSADAVEQLRGALAVGCTDGVLVEADTATWGPVDVAAAIADVVRSRAEAGRSYDLVLLGNDAADTGDFQVPIRLAHALDRPVVTGISKVEIDGGTAVAHGDGPDGTEVYELPLPAVVAVMEGGVSPRYPSIPGRMKAKRAPVETVTPQDEPRGSGRVRLTLPPRRASTVQVLGRGPEAAPAVVDLLVEIGVVAR
- a CDS encoding ferrochelatase, with the translated sequence MPFLRNVTRGRGIPDERLAEVAEHYQHFHGVSPINAQNRALIDALGPALAERGLDMPIYWGNRNWKPYVADAVRQMRDDGVHRALVFATSATTSYSGCRQYRDDLDQARRVSGEGAPVLVKLRHYFDHPGFVAANAAGVRAALETLPAEHRATARLVFTAHSIPESMNDASGPEADGLYVKQHRETARLVTEQLRGPGADFDLVWQSRSGPPQVPWLEPDVNDHLRALAADGVQAVVVAPTGFVSDHVEVRWDLDNEAAETAAEVGVHFGRAYTAGTHPAFVNAVVDLVEERVRDVEPAVLGDLGVCGVDCPIGCCPAPRRRAPA
- the purU gene encoding formyltetrahydrofolate deformylase — its product is MTETTSGRPPEYVLTIVCPDRPGIVFTVASFLVHNSGNILESQQFDDRLEDRFFMRVHFQVLDPAVTVERLRAAFAPVAQASAMEWQLWAADARYRTLILVSKEGHCLNDLLYRQSIGALPIEIPAVVSNHTALEHLATSYDIPFHHVPVTADTKPAAEAELLSLVESLRVDLVVLARYMQVLSDDLCRALGGRAINIHHSFLPSFKGAKPYQQAFDRGVKLVGATAHYVTADLDEGPIIEQDVTRVDHSLTARQLVAAGRDVECQVLSRAVRWHAETRVLRNGNRTVVFR